The Alnus glutinosa chromosome 3, dhAlnGlut1.1, whole genome shotgun sequence nucleotide sequence tttttctttttggatagacggtcacgtgacttttGTGTTTCCCCTTATCTTCTTGTCTATTTTTATATCTTCATCCGTGGCCCATTTCGCCCATGGTTAGGTTAGacaatatgaatcatatgatgtCATCTAGTAGGCTCCACGGTCACTTCCACATGGGCCGTTTCTAGGCCCCTAATAGGATGCATGGTTTGACCAACACCAAAATTCAGGTCCTCTCTCTCAACACGGCAGCTTGTTACAGATGATTACATCAATACAACTACAGACTACAGTGATAGCGAAATTAGTTtagagtatttttattatttttcatttggctGAGAAGAAACCATGCGTGCTAAGCAATTGGTGTAGGTGGGGGGATGAGATAAGATCCTTCGAGTTTAACTATTTCAACGCGGTTCATGCCGCTTTTTTCTTTACGGCATTGAAATCACCttacttttctatttgatttatattttgtgaagctttaaacaaataaagacctcaaaaacaagagagagagagagagaaacacgTCTTTGTAAAGGCTTTCCTTGACTTCTACACCAAGAGTCAAAATTGGAGCCAGAACGTGACCTTTAATCGATTTCTGCTGCAGCTAATCAactgttttcaaaaataaaaaaaatgatctaaCTCAATACATAGATAGCCGTcatttgaaaaatggaaacatTTCCTTAAGGCATGCAAGGCACAGATTCATTTATTCTCTAGGTTGTTGGGAGGAATTTTTGGAGCAGGCCATTTGAGAAACTTCTTCATACCATCATCTTAACAAATTCGAGAATAAGAATATAAGATAATCAACGCAAAATATAAGATAATCAACGCAACAAATATGGAAAAGACAATTTGGTCACTTCCAATACCATGCAAATAGATCTCCATCTTTGAAAATCTCTCCTCTGCAAGGCAAGGGCTTTCTTCTTCTAGTGAGACTTTTCCCCCTTCTCTTAGTGAAAACCCTTATCCTATGGAGAAAAAGAGCTTCTCGAAACATCGTTGTATGCATTTCCTCCAATGACCCCAACCAACACTACAATGCTCTAATCCCATTTGCTTGTCACTGCGACTCCACCTCTAGTCGCCTTCCGTTGTAAAATTACCAGTCACGATAACCCTCTTTTTTTCACTTGCGAGTTTAGAATATTTTGGATTGTACCTTATAGCATCATATGGGTTTAACCAGTAATGATTATTGCAAAAGACTCCACTTTTATTGCTTTTAGATTTTCTATGTACTTGTATgttctttgtatttattaattagggatgatgaccccccccccccccccccccccattaaaaaaaaaaaaaaaaaaaaaaaaaaaaaaaaaaaaaaaagagaaaaaaagaaagaaagtgaaaggaCTTTGTTTGATAgaactttttatttctttctttttaaaacatgaacaaaaacaaacaagtcaaaatacaaaacattcaaaactgaaCCTAGATTTGTATATTTTTCGAAAGTGCAAACAATTTATCGAATATAATATCTTAAGCATGATCATAGATAAAAGAGAGCCACTCCGTGAACCGAGAAACTTAAATGTGACATTACTGGGGATTTTCCACTAGCAAATAGTGCTAAGATGCATAAAGCGTGGTTTTCTCGTTTTGTACAGCTATCGTGGGCTAAGCCATTTGCAAACAGACTGGAAATACACGTGGTAGTTATCAAGTGGCCACTCTTTTCAAGGGTATGACATTATCCCCTTCCCTTAAAAGGTGGGAAGACCAGCCACGAAGAGAGAAAGATCTTTACAACATGGCGAAATATAATTGACAATACGATCGGTTGTAAAACCAAACCCTaaagaaaataatgatgaaCGAAGTCTCAACTTCGAATGCCAGCGCTAAAAAGCCTATGAAATCCGATGGGAACAGTAATCTTGAATGTTTAATTTCATGTTTAACTTCTGTATCTATAATGCACAACGGACAAACAGGCCACTCAAGATGATTTAGTTGGAAGCCTAATGTCAGTGACAGGGAGAGAGGCGAACTGAAAGCTTCAAAACTCGAGGTACATTTACACCAACATCAGCACACAATTAAGCTAATCAGGCTTTCTCAAATCATAAACAGCATTTGACAATTCTCTCAACCCCTTCCTTCCTTTAAGAGGACATTTCTTACCTGCCTCTCGCAGTTTCTTCATGCTCTGTCACCTAGTCCCACTTTCTTTTGCTGCAGGAACCTTTGAAGGGTAACCGGACATATCCAAATCAATAAGTGACATATCATATGGTACAGATAAAGAATTTGTGGCATCCACAAGCAGGGAAGATCTCATCGCATCAGGTTGTGAAGAATCAGTTACAGAGTCAGGATTTTTAGGAGTGCTTGTACTAGAAGATGAGAGACTAGAGAGCTGTATGTCATCCAACTTGTTTCCAAAAATATGTTTGTTTCTTCTTACAGACTCCATCTCAGGACCAGTTGGCACAAAGGTGCGTGACCGATACTTCCTGGTTCCCTCATCACCCTCATTGTGGTTGTAAAGAACGTAATCATGGTAAGTCGGTGCAAACTACAAAATGGTAAAAATATGATCATCAGCATGGATAGAGcaaagccaaaaaaagaaaaacgaagaagaaaagaaagaggcaTGCTTGTCCAAGAGAGGAAATGAGCAAAGTAGATTTTATTAGCATTATTGAGGCATGCTTTTGGACAAACCTTCTGGCAAAGCATGTGGGAGAGAATGAAATGTTCACACTTAACCACCTTCAGATTAATTCCCCCACCATAAGAGGTAGAATACCAAGCCCTTCACTATTGGCAGAGATAATAGAGTACAGCTTACCTGGTGGACTGTGTCATGGTAAAAGTCATTTAACTTTAAGGCATGTGCAAGGCTTCCTGTCAGACCACGGGAGACACCAATATTGGCACCAGCATACTCTTTGTATGGAAATGCATAGAGGTGGCCTACAGCAGCAATAAGCATTTCAACACATAtaatgaaattttgaaattgagcAGCTTCCTCTGCATCCTTGATGAATCCAGACTTCGCAGCAAGGAAAACCAAAACACCCTAAAATGCAAACAAGAAATTCAGAGAGATGGTGGAAGATCCCACAGTTCTGcttaattttccaaaaaataaaaagtgtaatGCAATTCAATTTTGTAAAACCTGTATTTGAGCGAGTGTATGTGTGTGCGCgcgagtgtgtgtgtgtgagagagaaagagagagagagagagagagagtaatagTTGCTTTATGAGATACATCATACGTATTGATGTCTGAAATCCTAAATAAAGTACTTGCAAGAGCTTAAATTAGAAATTTCCACAATTTCACCTTAAATCAGAAAAGGGGGAAAAGAATCTGAGAAGTCATTAGAGCAGAACACCATACTTTGGATAATTTGACCATTCTTTTTCACAAGAAACACAAAATAGTCCCAAATGTCCATGTTgcaattaattaacaaaagaaaTGCAAAGGGAAACTGTCCTAAAAATGCTACTAAAATCATTGAAGTGGTTACAGAATTCTCCTTTCCAAAGTTGCTTTAGGACACATGCATAAGATAACAAAGGAAGTATCTAGCTGTACCTGCCAATAAGTCAGGAAGACaactgatttaattaaaataaactttGGGACTGGATTGAATGGCTGAAGCAGATCTTTGCATGCCACATAAAACAATGCCAAAGCATAAAGAGCCACCGTGTATGAGATTGTATAGATGATAGTGAGATACAGGTATGATTGGTTTGGACTGAAATTTCCATCTTCATATTTTCCTTTTGCATAAAGTATGAGAGTAACGGCAACTAAAATGGGCTTCAAAATCACAAACTGCAAACACCCCTGCTTGCATCTACGTATAAAACGCCTGCATTAACAATTTCAGAAATGAGAGCTGATCAAACATGTCTAAGGATGTAATATTCAGATAAACAATTGTCTTCACAAGACTGTAAAATAATTGCTTATAATTTCCCAGCAACTGTTGAGTTATACTCGGGCTTTTCATATGGTGTAGAGAAGCTAAAATCATGTACGTAATTAAGTATCACACGAAGGGATGATTGAAAGTGTAGAGTTGTGTAAAGAAACTCACCCATCTAGTGGTATGGGAGGGACGCAACAGGTCATCAGATACCATGATGGCTTCAGAACCCGACCACTTAAACTGAGCACAACAGCTCCTGGGCCACCAACCCATCCCAGGCACAATGACAGGAAATTATAGATGACCCATGCTTCATAGCTGAAACaataaaacattatattatTATCGTATTTCACCATATGAAGATTATTTCTGAACAAAAATAACTTCTTATCatcctttatttttctttttttctcaaaaatgaaaaaaagctATTAAAAACCCAGGCACTGATATACAACaagtttctttttctattttagtaaAGCAACTTTGATTCACTCCTGTAAACAGAGAAAACAAGACAgtgggaaagaaaaaagaacaaatactacttataaaagaaaaagaaaaagaacaaaaaacacaaacacaaacacacacacacacacacacacacagatacCCAGGggaaaacaatttttaaccCGGTTTCTATTCTTGTCACTATGCAACACTGGTCTAGTTAAAACAAGCTTTAATTAAATCACCAGACAAAGTACAATCTCCAAAGCATAACTGCCAGAAATTTACATCTAGTGTATT carries:
- the LOC133864556 gene encoding uncharacterized protein LOC133864556; its protein translation is MVEMVAIYFSIVAFICTVGAICLAIMHIYRHLLNYTEPTYQRFIVRIIFMVPVYALMSFLSLVLPKGSIYFNSIREVYEAWVIYNFLSLCLGWVGGPGAVVLSLSGRVLKPSWYLMTCCVPPIPLDGRFIRRCKQGCLQFVILKPILVAVTLILYAKGKYEDGNFSPNQSYLYLTIIYTISYTVALYALALFYVACKDLLQPFNPVPKFILIKSVVFLTYWQGVLVFLAAKSGFIKDAEEAAQFQNFIICVEMLIAAVGHLYAFPYKEYAGANIGVSRGLTGSLAHALKLNDFYHDTVHQFAPTYHDYVLYNHNEGDEGTRKYRSRTFVPTGPEMESVRRNKHIFGNKLDDIQLSSLSSSSTSTPKNPDSVTDSSQPDAMRSSLLVDATNSLSVPYDMSLIDLDMSGYPSKVPAAKESGTR